The Chloroflexota bacterium genome includes a region encoding these proteins:
- a CDS encoding branched-chain amino acid ABC transporter permease yields the protein MLATLKKNRWSYLTIAAFLLLLILLPSQWFLGQKTFLLTLIGINTMVTVGLCLLMGYTGQVSLGQAAFFGIGAYFSAILSTRYDVNPWLAMLIAAMVTGAFAYVIGYPIFRLRGNYLAMATLGLGIIMWILFKELSQYTGGPDGLGGIPNLSIGGFAFDSNLKRYFLVWFFCMCVLLISQNIVRSRTGRALRAIHSSESAAESVGINIAQFKVKIFVLSAVFASLAGSLYAHHTHAISPSSFDFLGSVMILVMAVVGGLASIWGAIFGAATIQYLKSEILVQLGNNDVIVYGLLLMLVMIFMPKGLFVSLRDAYDGWRQRRAQRGAVP from the coding sequence ATGCTGGCCACATTAAAGAAAAATAGGTGGTCGTACCTCACAATAGCCGCCTTCCTGTTACTCCTGATCCTGCTTCCCTCCCAATGGTTCCTGGGGCAGAAGACTTTCCTTCTGACCCTTATCGGTATCAACACCATGGTTACTGTGGGGTTGTGTCTCCTTATGGGATACACGGGGCAGGTATCCCTGGGGCAAGCTGCTTTCTTTGGGATTGGTGCCTATTTTTCCGCGATCCTGAGCACAAGGTACGACGTCAATCCGTGGCTGGCAATGCTTATAGCAGCCATGGTTACTGGTGCATTTGCATATGTTATTGGGTATCCGATATTCAGGTTAAGAGGCAACTACCTGGCTATGGCTACTCTGGGCCTGGGCATAATCATGTGGATTCTGTTCAAGGAATTAAGCCAATACACAGGTGGTCCCGATGGACTGGGTGGCATTCCCAATCTTTCTATCGGCGGTTTCGCTTTCGACAGCAATCTAAAGCGCTACTTTCTGGTATGGTTCTTCTGCATGTGCGTTTTGTTGATCTCACAGAACATCGTCAGATCACGAACAGGGAGGGCCCTCAGAGCCATCCACAGCAGCGAGTCCGCCGCTGAGTCGGTCGGCATCAACATAGCTCAGTTTAAGGTAAAAATCTTCGTGCTCAGCGCCGTATTCGCCTCGCTGGCTGGCAGTCTATATGCTCACCACACTCATGCCATCAGCCCCAGTTCCTTCGACTTCCTCGGTTCAGTGATGATTCTAGTAATGGCTGTAGTAGGAGGGCTAGCCAGTATCTGGGGAGCCATCTTCGGCGCAGCAACTATCCAGTACTTGAAGAGCGAGATTCTGGTGCAATTGGGTAATAACGATGTCATTGTGTACGGATTACTACTGATGCTAGTAATGATCTTCATGCCGAAGGGCCTGTTTGTAAGCTTGAGGGATGCCTACGACGGCTGGCGCCAAAGGCGTGCCCAAAGAGGAGCGGTACCTTGA